The Halogranum gelatinilyticum genome contains a region encoding:
- a CDS encoding redoxin domain-containing protein translates to MPETGDAAPDFTNKVATGDVAEFTLSEATGDGPVVLAFFPGAFTPPCSNEMVALEAHLDDFEAAGAAVYGVSADSPFSLNAFRDEHDLSFDLVSDMSRETIRAYDLEIDIADLGLHGVANRAVYVLDDDGEIVYDWIADSPENEPDYDELLDAVQSA, encoded by the coding sequence ATGCCTGAAACCGGAGACGCAGCCCCCGACTTCACGAACAAGGTCGCAACCGGCGACGTAGCGGAGTTCACCCTCTCCGAGGCGACGGGAGACGGACCGGTCGTCCTCGCGTTCTTCCCCGGCGCGTTCACCCCGCCGTGTTCCAACGAGATGGTCGCGCTCGAAGCCCATCTCGACGACTTTGAGGCCGCCGGTGCAGCGGTCTACGGAGTGAGTGCCGATTCGCCGTTCTCACTGAACGCCTTCCGTGACGAGCACGACCTCTCGTTCGATCTCGTCAGCGACATGAGCCGCGAGACGATTCGCGCGTACGACTTGGAGATCGACATCGCGGACCTCGGTCTCCACGGTGTCGCCAACCGCGCGGTCTACGTCCTCGACGACGACGGCGAGATCGTCTACGACTGGATCGCCGACAGCCCCGAGAACGAACCGGACTACGACGAACTCCTCGACGCGGTCCAGTCGGCATAA
- a CDS encoding DUF6517 family protein → MSVSRVASTVVLTVVLVLAGCTGTLFAAEASPATIPQSAYESVGYVHGNTTAVPLGYTVGTAGISRNVTVTSQLSGYSRTVADDEVSLLLVLSTPNVEVAGESVNPFARMADGVLLDRVLNATATLNVTGYVGDASDAGDVAAVADVGDLRRVDAVERTVLETPTTVTTYAGTVEIEGTRVAALVHVAVVEHGDDVVVAVAVHPESMDETARIHALVEAIEHEATSE, encoded by the coding sequence ATGAGCGTCTCACGCGTCGCTTCGACGGTCGTCCTCACAGTCGTCTTGGTCCTCGCGGGCTGTACCGGGACCCTGTTCGCCGCAGAGGCGTCGCCAGCGACGATTCCGCAGTCAGCGTACGAGTCCGTCGGCTACGTCCACGGCAACACGACCGCGGTTCCGCTGGGCTACACCGTCGGCACGGCGGGTATCTCACGGAACGTCACCGTCACCAGCCAGCTCTCGGGCTACTCGCGAACGGTCGCCGACGACGAAGTCTCACTGCTCCTCGTGCTCAGCACGCCGAACGTCGAGGTCGCGGGCGAGTCAGTCAACCCCTTCGCCCGGATGGCCGACGGCGTCCTCCTCGACCGCGTGCTCAACGCGACCGCGACGCTGAACGTCACTGGCTACGTTGGCGACGCTAGCGACGCTGGCGATGTCGCCGCTGTCGCTGACGTGGGTGACCTCCGCCGCGTCGACGCCGTCGAGCGCACGGTTCTCGAGACGCCGACGACGGTCACGACCTACGCAGGCACCGTCGAAATCGAGGGAACCCGGGTCGCCGCCCTCGTCCACGTCGCCGTGGTCGAACACGGTGACGACGTGGTCGTCGCCGTCGCCGTCCACCCCGAGTCGATGGACGAGACGGCGCGGATTCACGCACTCGTCGAGGCGATCGAACACGAGGCGACGAGTGAGTGA
- a CDS encoding DUF7333 family protein, which produces MEFDLQKTVLLFTIPLLVIIGGTVTSPMPQPISIGVSVGIALFGVLALVVGIKHGEFRATH; this is translated from the coding sequence ATGGAGTTCGACCTGCAGAAGACCGTGCTGCTGTTCACGATTCCACTCCTCGTCATCATCGGCGGGACCGTGACGAGTCCGATGCCCCAGCCCATCAGCATCGGCGTCAGCGTCGGCATCGCACTCTTCGGCGTCCTCGCGCTCGTCGTCGGCATCAAACACGGCGAGTTCCGCGCGACGCACTGA
- a CDS encoding aldo/keto reductase has product MPVLGLGTWENTEAGQCATSVKEALEMGYRHIDTAQIYGNEDEVGNGIAAADVDREEVFLATKVWIDHLDHDGVVETTKESLDKLGVDSVDLLYVHWPSRSYDAEETLAAFNELVEEGLTDRIGVSNFEPEHLEEAVDISDEPIFANQVELHPLLPQEEIRAKADELDIEVVAYSPLARGKVFDNETIQAVAEKHDASAAQVSLAWLREKGVTAIPKATGTDHIRDNWESLAVDLDEEDVETLDAIDVTDRRVDPGFAPW; this is encoded by the coding sequence ATGCCGGTGCTCGGTCTCGGGACGTGGGAGAACACCGAGGCGGGCCAGTGTGCGACCTCCGTGAAGGAGGCGTTGGAGATGGGCTACCGTCACATCGACACGGCGCAGATCTACGGCAACGAGGACGAGGTCGGTAACGGCATCGCCGCCGCCGACGTCGACCGCGAGGAGGTCTTCCTGGCCACGAAGGTCTGGATCGACCATCTCGACCACGACGGTGTCGTCGAGACGACGAAAGAGAGCCTGGACAAACTGGGTGTCGACTCCGTCGACCTGCTCTACGTCCACTGGCCGTCGCGCAGCTACGACGCCGAGGAGACGCTCGCGGCGTTCAACGAACTCGTCGAGGAGGGTCTCACCGACCGTATCGGCGTCAGTAACTTCGAACCCGAGCATCTGGAGGAGGCCGTCGACATCTCCGACGAGCCGATCTTCGCCAACCAGGTCGAACTCCATCCGCTGCTCCCGCAGGAGGAGATCCGCGCGAAGGCCGACGAACTCGACATCGAGGTCGTCGCCTACTCCCCGCTCGCTCGCGGGAAGGTCTTCGACAACGAGACGATCCAGGCGGTCGCCGAGAAGCACGACGCCAGTGCCGCACAGGTCAGCCTCGCATGGCTGCGCGAGAAGGGTGTTACCGCCATCCCGAAGGCGACGGGCACCGACCACATCCGCGACAACTGGGAGTCGCTCGCCGTCGACCTCGACGAGGAGGACGTCGAGACGCTCGACGCCATCGACGTGACTGACCGTCGCGTCGACCCCGGCTTCGCCCCCTGGTAG
- a CDS encoding 2-oxoacid:ferredoxin oxidoreductase subunit beta: MSSEVRFTDFKSDKQPTWCPGCGDFGTMNGMMKALAETGNDPDNTFVVAGIGCSGKIGTYMHSYALHGVHGRALPVGTGVKLANPDLEVMVAGGDGDGYSIGAGHFVHAVRRNVDMTYVVMDNRIYGLTKGQASPTSREDFETSTTPDGSKQPPVNPMALALAAGATFIAQSFSSDALRHQEIIQKAIEHDGFAFVNTFSPCVTFNDVDTYDYFRDSLVDLDDEGHDPTDYDAAKDMILDSSKEYMGVIYQDEESVSYEEQHGLTENMSEIPDGAPEDAMDLVREFY; encoded by the coding sequence ATGAGCTCGGAAGTCAGATTCACCGATTTCAAATCGGACAAGCAGCCGACGTGGTGCCCCGGATGTGGGGACTTCGGCACGATGAACGGGATGATGAAGGCACTCGCCGAAACCGGCAACGACCCGGACAACACGTTCGTCGTCGCCGGTATCGGCTGTTCCGGCAAGATCGGGACCTACATGCACTCCTACGCGCTTCACGGCGTCCACGGACGTGCACTGCCGGTCGGCACGGGTGTCAAACTCGCCAACCCCGACCTCGAAGTGATGGTCGCGGGTGGCGACGGTGACGGCTACTCCATCGGTGCCGGTCACTTCGTCCACGCCGTTCGCCGCAACGTCGACATGACCTACGTCGTCATGGACAACCGTATCTACGGGCTGACGAAGGGGCAGGCCTCGCCGACCTCGCGCGAGGACTTCGAGACGTCGACGACGCCGGACGGCTCGAAGCAGCCGCCGGTCAACCCGATGGCGCTCGCACTCGCCGCTGGCGCGACGTTCATCGCCCAGTCGTTCTCCTCTGACGCCCTGCGTCACCAGGAGATCATCCAGAAGGCCATCGAGCACGACGGCTTCGCCTTCGTCAACACCTTCAGTCCGTGTGTCACGTTCAACGACGTCGACACCTACGACTACTTCCGCGACTCGCTCGTGGACCTTGACGACGAGGGCCACGACCCGACCGACTACGACGCCGCCAAGGACATGATCCTCGACTCCTCGAAGGAGTACATGGGAGTCATCTACCAGGACGAGGAGTCGGTCTCCTACGAGGAACAGCACGGCCTGACCGAGAACATGTCGGAGATTCCGGACGGCGCGCCCGAGGACGCGATGGACCTCGTTCGCGAGTTCTACTAA